Proteins encoded within one genomic window of Glandiceps talaboti chromosome 3, keGlaTala1.1, whole genome shotgun sequence:
- the LOC144433369 gene encoding medium-chain acyl-CoA ligase ACSF2, mitochondrial-like, whose translation MADKNLTMSYIHHACNRPFQNDAVGRLLDDVTKRFPNKEALVFRKDNTRKTFSELHGDVNQLAAGLLQFGLKPGDRVGIWGDENYEWVKTDLATTTSGMISVRLPLSSSPQQLRHLLGKLECKAFVIGISYTDPVKILQEILSITDMAPESKLSSEELPWLQHIISMSSIPQPGVVNLEDISKLGNEFGAKDELEKMKMFPTLDDVYTILFTSGSTGVPKAVALPNRRFSDYQNLTEYLYGVTLETVKAEGLVFPHVNTYTSGSYTFAEAIMMVLGCTLVFPHSSQDTNSILSAIQNERCNLAVLYPMHVEDIANHPDIDGFDLSSLKYVCAVGNVFAPSKLKTVSSLLSTDVQQVYSSIECGLATGHSVEATLQEKVSNCGFPAYHGEVEIVNVNTGRIVPVNTTGEVCFRGSSVFTRYWGDETKTQEVKTENGWFRTGDLGMMDKRGMLSIIGRKDDMIIKGTKNIYPSQIEHALTDHPKIKLRKVVAVPDKRFVNELCLCVVLKDGEISTEDEIKGYLKNSIPDFYIPRYILFMETFPMTETAKVRRKELAISATSILKLSN comes from the coding sequence ATGGCGGACAAAAATCTAACTATGAGTTATATTCACCATGCCTGCAATAGACCATTCCAAAACGATGCAGTTGGCCGATTGCTTGATGACGTCACCAAACGATTTCCAAATAAGGAAGCTTTGGTGTTTAGGAAAGACAACACCAGGAAAACTTTCAGTGAGCTGCATGGTGATGTCAATCAACTTGCTGCTGGTCTGTTACAGTTTGGCCTCAAACCAGGTGACCGTGTTGGCATTTGGGGAGACGAAAACTACGAATGGGTTAAAACAGATCTTGCTACAACTACTTCAGGTATGATATCTGTAAGATTACCACTGTCGTCGTCTCCTCAACAATTACGTCATTTGTTAGGTAAATTGGAATGCAAGGCTTTTGTAATTGGTATTAGTTACACCGACCCTGTCAAGATACTGCAGGAAATCTTATCAATCACTGACATGGCGCCTGAAAGTAAACTTTCCTCAGAagagttaccatggttacagcaCATCATATCCATGTCATCAATTCCACAACCCGGGGTCGTCAATCTTGAAGACATCTCCAAACTCGGCAATGAGTTTGGAGCAAAAGACGAGTTGGAGAAGATGAAAATGTTCCCTACATTAGATGATGTTTATACTATTCTCTTTACATCAGGGAGTACAGGTGTACCTAAGGCAGTCGCACTACCCAATAGACGTTTTAGCGATTATCAAAACCTGACGGAGTACCTTTATGGTGTTACCTTGGAAACAGTCAAAGCTGAAGGATTAGTCTTTCCCCATGTCAACACCTACACATCTGGATCTTACACATTTGCTGAAGCCATTATGATGGTTTTGGGGTGCACATTAGTCTTTCCGCACTCCTCTCAAGACACCAATTCCATATTATCAGCTATCCAAAACGAAAGATGTAACTTGGCTGTATTATATCCTATGCACGTGGAAGATATTGCAAACCATCCTGATATAGACGGGTTTGATCTAAGCAGTTTGAAGTATGTGTGTGCAGTTGGCAATGTATTTGCACCCAGTAAGTTAAAGACAGTGTCTTCTTTGTTGTCGACTGATGTGCAACAAGTTTATAGTTCGATTGAGTGTGGCTTGGCAACAGGACACAGTGTTGAAGCAACACTCCAGGAGAAAGTATCCAATTGTGGGTTTCCAGCCTATCATGGAGAAGTGGAGATAGTGAACGTCAACACTGGCCGAATTGTTCCAGTTAATACCACCGGGGAGGTGTGTTTCAGAGGGAGTTCAGTATTCACTCGTTACTGGGGCGATGAGACGAAAACACAAGAAGTTAAAACTGAGAATGGATGGTTTCGTACAGGAGATTTAGGAATGATGGATAAACGTGGCATGCTGAGTATTATTGGCAGAAAAGATGACATGATTATCAAGGGAACAAAGAATATCTATCCATCACAAATAGAGCACGCCCTCACCGACCATCCAAAGATCAAGCTACGTAAAGTGGTTGCTGTGCCTGATAAACGTTTCGTCAATGAACTGTGTCTTTGTGTTGTTCTCAAAGACGGGGAGATAAGTACAGAGGATGAAATAAAGGGTTATTTGAAAAATAGCATTCCTGATTTCTACATTCCAAGATACATCTTGTTTATGGAAACCTTCCCCATGACAGAAACGGCGAAAGTGCGACGAAAAGAGCTGGCCATTTCGGCTACAAGCATTTTGAAACTGTCCAACTAG